The following are from one region of the Hymenobacter sp. YIM 151858-1 genome:
- a CDS encoding GAF domain-containing protein produces MPAPETAELQQTLGKATEPEAALNEALAQIGHYLRADRCFLYVRNPEQGRGRIALVWRLDDAVPDPRHPWQDDTGELPEQDPLFRAALAAQPSVFVDDVEAAGPEVLNREFERKTFGHRALVHAHIVDDAHQLWGILQPCVFGHPRHWTPAERAYLEAALPLLLPVVQAYMQGRSTE; encoded by the coding sequence ATGCCTGCTCCCGAAACCGCCGAACTCCAGCAAACCCTAGGTAAAGCCACCGAGCCCGAAGCTGCGCTCAACGAGGCCCTCGCCCAAATTGGCCACTACCTGCGCGCCGACCGCTGCTTCTTGTACGTGCGCAACCCGGAGCAGGGGCGGGGCCGCATCGCCTTGGTGTGGCGCCTCGATGATGCCGTGCCCGACCCGCGCCACCCCTGGCAAGACGACACCGGCGAGCTGCCCGAGCAAGACCCCTTGTTTCGGGCCGCGCTGGCCGCCCAGCCCTCGGTGTTTGTCGACGACGTGGAAGCCGCCGGCCCCGAGGTGCTCAACCGCGAGTTCGAGCGAAAAACGTTTGGGCACCGGGCCTTGGTGCACGCGCATATCGTAGACGACGCCCACCAGCTGTGGGGCATTTTGCAGCCCTGCGTGTTCGGGCACCCGCGGCACTGGACGCCCGCCGAGCGCGCGTACCTGGAGGCGGCGCTGCCCCTGCTGCTGCCCGTGGTGCAGGCCTACATGCAGGGGCGCAGCACGGAGTAG
- a CDS encoding chloramphenicol acetyltransferase yields MKQPIDLATWNRREHFAFFSAFEEPFFGIVAEVEVSQAYERAKALGVSFFQVYLHAVLRAVNQVEAFRYRIEDGQVYCYDAVHVSATLTRPDTTFAFSFVPYAPDLTEFGLGLAAEMEAVQQSTGLRLSPNAARLDVVHFSAIPWLSFTGLTHARAYSHPDSIPKLSVGRYRPVGEQLLMPVAVNVHHGLADGYHVGLFFEALQHELNGTQPGQ; encoded by the coding sequence ATGAAGCAGCCCATCGACCTAGCCACCTGGAACCGCCGCGAGCATTTTGCCTTCTTTTCGGCCTTCGAGGAGCCGTTTTTTGGTATTGTGGCCGAGGTGGAGGTTAGCCAGGCCTACGAGCGCGCCAAGGCCCTAGGGGTTTCGTTTTTTCAGGTGTACCTGCACGCGGTGCTGCGCGCCGTCAATCAGGTGGAGGCCTTCCGCTACCGCATCGAAGACGGGCAAGTGTACTGCTACGACGCGGTGCACGTATCGGCCACGCTCACCCGCCCCGATACCACCTTCGCTTTCTCCTTCGTGCCCTACGCCCCCGACCTTACCGAGTTTGGCCTGGGGCTGGCCGCCGAAATGGAGGCCGTGCAGCAGAGCACCGGCCTGCGCCTCAGCCCCAATGCCGCCCGCCTCGATGTGGTACACTTTTCGGCTATTCCGTGGCTGTCGTTCACGGGGCTCACCCATGCCCGCGCCTACTCCCACCCCGACAGCATTCCGAAGCTGTCGGTGGGCCGCTACCGCCCGGTGGGCGAGCAGCTGCTGATGCCCGTGGCCGTGAACGTGCACCATGGCCTGGCCGATGGCTACCACGTGGGCCTGTTTTTCGAGGCCCTGCAGCACGAGCTGAACGGCACCCAACCCGGCCAGTAA